The nucleotide window AAGGTAAAGTCCACTTCATAAAAACTAATTATCGTAATGGCTAgagttttgaattttttctgAAAGTTCTGCAGATGCGTTATCTCCTCCTTGGTGAACATATTGTTTCGAGACAATATGGCCACCTTAACGACAAGTTTTATCATGTTCTTCATTATTTTCTCCGCGTCTTTCTTACTCTCCAAGTAAGTCTTGGCGATTTTGTAGCAGTTATCAATCAGATCGGACGTCGGTCCATCCACGACTTGTTTGGCTAAGCCCTTTGTAGACATCTTGCTGGCAATCTTGCCCTGTATACGTATTCCCAACGACTTAGAAGGGGCGTCATCGTCGGCCATACCCTAAATAAACACAAACGATTGagaaatatagatatatagacaTATAGATAGATAGTATAAATGATTTTCTTAACTGgtttaaaagaaagttaattACCAGAATACCCTTTATCTATGAAACTTCAAGAGACAGTAAGCAATCAATAATTTGGTCATAGACAATTGACAGAAAAGAGAAGAATGTCTCGCAATTGTCAccgatttcaatattttttttaaacaatttcgaaataaacaaatattaagATTATTAAATATTTGACATGTTTTTTTCCCTATAACCAAAACTACATACAGGCCTATTTAGAAATTTTATAGGTTTCTTATTATATTAACGTTCATGGGAAAGCTTTCGGATTTGTACGggaaacttcccgttacttagtAAACGTCCTTGGGCATTTGACTCTTCTTCTCC belongs to Hydractinia symbiolongicarpus strain clone_291-10 chromosome 1, HSymV2.1, whole genome shotgun sequence and includes:
- the LOC130635862 gene encoding tumor necrosis factor alpha-induced protein 8-like protein isoform X4 encodes the protein MKGMADDDAPSKSLGIRIQGKIASKMSTKGLAKQVVDGPTSDLIDNCYKIAKTYLESKKDAEKIMKNMIKLVVKVAILSRNNMFTKEEITHLQNFQKKFKTLAITIISFYEVDFTFDGEYMIKILNESRELLELSVKNHLTDKSLKRIDNVYSFYSDPKVLDKLFLPDSSYRPFLENIVNALNKLIDNGEL
- the LOC130635862 gene encoding tumor necrosis factor alpha-induced protein 8-like protein isoform X2, whose translation is MESPEVVIEGMADDDAPSKSLGIRIQGKIASKMSTKGLAKQVVDGPTSDLIDNCYKIAKTYLESKKDAEKIMKNMIKLVVKVAILSRNNMFTKEEITHLQNFQKKFKTLAITIISFYEVDFTFDGEYMIKILNESRELLELSVKNHLTDKSLKRIDNVYSFYSDPKVLDKLFLPDSSYRPFLENIVNALNKLIDNGEL
- the LOC130635862 gene encoding tumor necrosis factor alpha-induced protein 8-like protein isoform X5 — translated: MADDDAPSKSLGIRIQGKIASKMSTKGLAKQVVDGPTSDLIDNCYKIAKTYLESKKDAEKIMKNMIKLVVKVAILSRNNMFTKEEITHLQNFQKKFKTLAITIISFYEVDFTFDGEYMIKILNESRELLELSVKNHLTDKSLKRIDNVYSFYSDPKVLDKLFLPDSSYRPFLENIVNALNKLIDNGEL
- the LOC130635862 gene encoding tumor necrosis factor alpha-induced protein 8-like protein isoform X3, with the translated sequence MKRRKTGMADDDAPSKSLGIRIQGKIASKMSTKGLAKQVVDGPTSDLIDNCYKIAKTYLESKKDAEKIMKNMIKLVVKVAILSRNNMFTKEEITHLQNFQKKFKTLAITIISFYEVDFTFDGEYMIKILNESRELLELSVKNHLTDKSLKRIDNVYSFYSDPKVLDKLFLPDSSYRPFLENIVNALNKLIDNGEL